CTATCAGCGGGAAGTGATGTTGAGAAAACGGAGCATTTCCAATTTGTAATGATGAATGTGAAATAGATAAGTTGTTATCGGTATTTTATGAAGCTACCAGCCGCATGCCCACAAAATAAAGGGTGACGGAGGAAGAGGCAGTCGTAAGAGCGGTAGTAGAGAAAGAAAACGATTAGCTATAGAAAGCTTACTTATTGAATCGTTATGATTCTTCCGTTATGTCGATGTGCAAGGAGATTCTCGCTTCAGTTGATAAGATTAGTTTCTTGTTTACTGCAAAACAGAATCTAGCCTTCAAAACATCGGTCCTAGAACTGAAACTCTTGAAACGTGAAAGAATGATTGCTGTTTGATCAATTTAGTTTGTTCTCATGActgattcattcaaaattatattcaaataaattatactaatCGTAACTTGATAGAATAGTTATGACTATTGttcagtttcaatgaattttactttaaaaaaagtatgaataataattgaaattatagacGTAAACTAAATGCTTCAATCTGCACAGCAATTTTAGTTGAGATATATTTACATcgatttcattaatttattataaataataaagttattCATTAGGATTTGTCAGTTACAATACGTATTTTATGTGTTAGCGAAAAAGATTAGAATGATGGATAAAATCCAATTTTAGATCTAGACTGCAGTTACGTActaaataaatactgtattgaatggacaataaatacttgaaatttagattgaatatagaaataacttgaaaagaaaagaaaaaaacttcATCGTTCAACTAGATTTTAGCACTTGACTGTGGTTGGTACGGCACATAAGTCCTCTTCACACTTCACAGTGTGAATTTCTCCATTTTCGACTATTCTTATCTTTATCGTACCAGTTTTGTCCACCCAAACATATTTGAAGCCGAATTCCTTTTGTAACTTCCTGGCTTTGGATAATAAGATTTTTCGCTGGGCCGTTAGAGAAAAGTTTATGTAAATTGGACGGATCTCACCTTGCATTCCAATATGACGGGTTGATAGCTTATCCACATTGCGCTTTCGCTGCATTATTTCGTGGGTGACGGTGCGTCGTACAAACCTGACTATAACCGGCGGCGGGTTTCGAGAGTCCGGTCGTTTTCTAAGTTGGTTTTCTAagttcaacaacaacaacacatAGTCtagttatttcatctgtagaagaGCTGTTTTGaagactttaaaaaaatgatgactaaaaaaaatcatcgaatttcacagtttacacaaaggaaaaagtactctgaaaacaattatatatacacataatatgtgtgtatcaactgaaatgagtctaatttctgggaaaatttcaggagctccgtaatattcttgagaaaagtggcggataatgactaaaaaaccatgttatattatataatatttttttttttattgtacaatactatagctatctagtctggagactaatgagctaattttttctaccctaacatactacttgaaaatgttaacagcgaatatctcattagatattctcactgatattgattgtttaattaatatgtacacttatgactgtactatagaagctagattcactcaatcactgctctgctctttcactggacactaattgaacaagcactacactagctcatacggtttcctccttttgagcctctgcaccaaccctccattgcctagcagctggatcgcctcaacgttgtcgtgttggtgcagtcgcccctcgtgcgtctccgcatgcctctggatctcggtggacaccaggtcgacgtgcaggtctctatgaggatcgctgttcctgacataccaaggagaATCCACAATGTTCCTCAGCACCTTGTTCTGGAACCGTTGTATTACATTGATattgctgtctttggtacacccccaaagttgtataccatatgtccatactggctttagtATCTGTTTGTACAAAAGTACTTTATTTTGGATTTGTAAGTTGGAGTTTTTaccgatcagccaatacagcttcttatatttgattccaagtccctcactcttcttcttgacatgggccttccagcgaagctttgcgtccaaggtcatacctagatacttggcatcattggcatatggtacaacttggttgttaattgttattggtatgggcaggtccttcttattggtgaagttgatgtgaatcgactttgcttcatttagtttcatcctccactttctagtccaatcttgaattttgttgatggatctctgtagtttttctgttgcaatatgaatattactgtctactgataatatggctgtaTCGTAGCCAATGTTggctgtagtattctcatcaaggctgggaatatcgctggtatagagTAGGTAGAGAAATGGTCCTAGAATacttccttgaggaactcctgcttttatttccttcaaatcatAATATGAATTTTCATGCCTGACTctaaagtatctgtcagtcagataggattttaatatatctgtaaattgctttggtagcacttttttcagtttgaaaagaagaccttcatgccacactttatcaaaagcttgccctatatcaaggaaagctgctgaacaaacttttttctcttcatggctcttctctattacattcacAATCCTATGCACttggtctattgttgagtgtttcactctgaagccaaattggtgatttggaattatgtgctgtctctcaattattggtgtTAGCCTACTCAGTAAAATTCTTTCAAACAACTTGGAAAGCACAGgtagcaatgatattggcctatatgatgatacttcatgtgGCTCTTTACCTGGCTTGAGTAGCATTATAACTTCTGCTACTTTCCATATTCCTGGTACAAATTTGAGTCTGAAAGAGGCATTCAAAATGTGTGTTAATTTTACTATTGCTTTTCTTGGTAGGTGCTTGAGGACTAAGCCAGTTATCATTTCGAATCCAGGGGTctttttgttattcagatttcttatttctcttttcacctcttctactgtgacacacattatttcttgatttggctGTAAGATATTCTCCTCTGCTTCTAAAGTGTCTTCTTCAGTTGTGTTGTTTGGTTTAAAAACGTTCACAAGATGATCTGCAAAGGTCTGTGCCTTTTCATCACTACTCCTTGCCCATTGTCTGTTCTGCTTCCTGAGAGGAGGAGATTGATGAAtgggtttttttatttttttagctgcCTTCCAGAGTGAGTAGTCTGTACTGCGTTCTGCTGTTAAGtttatcaagtaattattgattgattcattcttgatacattgaatctctCTCCTTAGTTCTTGAGTTAGATTGTTTAAAACTCTTTTGTCTTGAGGGGAACGTGATTGCTGCCATCTCCTTCTTGCTCTTCGTTTTTCCACAATCATTTCTCTGATTTCCGCAGGGTAATTATTTCCAGTGGTTCTTCTTCTGAATTGTGGAGTATTACACCATGCTGCCTGTTGGATATCAGTAACAAACTTCTCTAACTCCCGATCAATCTGTTCTTCGTTTCTTAATGGCGAGTTCAACTCTATTCTTTCATCCAGCATCTTTTGGAAACCATCCCAATCCGTGTAGCTGTTGACTAGCGCAGGACAAGCATTTTCCTTCTGTAGAATTGAATCACTGAGAGTCAAAATGATGGGTGAGTGGTCCGAATTTAGATCGAAACTATCCTCTAAATGCAATAATTTACCGATATATTCTTTGTCAGAAGTCTATAAGATCTGGGATTTTCCTAGTATCGGTGGGCCAGTAGGTTGGTTtaccagttgaaagagcttcgCACCTCATCTCTCTCATTGCTTCATAGAGCTGTCTTCCCTTGTGTGTTGTTAAAGGCGATCCCCAATGCACGTGCTTTGCATTGAAATCTCCACCAAGAATGAATATGTCTGAATATCTGGGAGGACAGTAAATAGCTGcaacaacaaaatgataatttacTGCTTTCACTGCTACACCTGTCAATTGTATTCTATCACTTTCGAGTTTCACTTGTTCATGATGTTGTAGATTGTATCTGATGATGATGGCACTCCCACCCCTTGCGACATTGCTGGGATGTAAAGCATGATAGATCCTATAgcctttgaattttataaacgaCTGCTTTGTAAAATGAGTCTCAGATATAAgacatatatctattttttctatgtttagaATTGCTTCCAACTCTTGTTGCCGTTGTAACAATCAATTtgcgttccattccattatttttagtgaatgaatcatttgaattGCAGTAGTTTACTTTGTTCTAACTTCTGGAATTTAGACTGCAGTGAGGTGATTATTTGTTCTTGTCTATCCAGTTTTGCCAAGAtgagctgcaaaatattattgttatctcctacttcactttttggcTCTCCCAATTTTGGTCTATTTTCTTTTGAGACAATCTGGGCGAAAGTTAATTTCTTAACCGCGCTTTCATTGTTTGGATTGTGGGTTTGTGTATTTTCTGTGATTTTTGGTGGAATATTCTTCACTGTGTTCTTCCGTAAATCtggaatattttttgttttattggagTTTCTAATCTTTTGCAATTCGATTGCGACAGTGCAGCCTCGATAGCTGGCTGGATGTGCTTCTccgcaatgaatacattttggtaAAGCATCACTGGGTTTTGTACAGTCTTTTGTTTGATGTTTACCTGCACACTTTACACACTTGTTacagtatttttgtgtgtgaccGTATGCTTGGCATCGTTTGCATTGCGGTATCAGGTTGGCCTTCTTCAGTGCTTCCACTTCCACTTTGCAACCaagtatattttcaagttcaaaaactttttttatattttcttccgCGCTGAATGAGACTATGAACATATCCAATGGCTCTCTTTTCTTCCACTTTAGCTTATTTACAACTTCTAGAACTTTCAATCCTCGTGTCTTCAAATCTTCCAGTATCATGTCCGTACTACAAGAGTGATGAAGTTTTTTAATCATTACTCTTATTGGTCTCGACTTTAagtaaaaaaactaaaaataccTTTTGTTGCTGTATCTTCATAGGAATGCCAGTTAAATCCGTCATTAATCAGTTCTCTGGTAACATTCCGATAAGTTTCGGAGTCGACTGCATTTATTTTGAACGTTTCTCCACTCAAGAgttttattctatatttgtcAGCTGGCGACACTTTTTTCAAGCTCTTAAGGAGTCCATCTAGATTCTTGATACCATCCACTATGATTGGGGGTGgtggcatttctttcttctctctcttctccacgTCAGTGGTTTTAGAATTTAAGTTCTGTTGAATTCTTTTTGCAGACACATTTTTGACTTCTGGCGATGGAGGTACTAAGCTTCCTCTTCTTGGTAGCCCGCTTTGTACGAGTCCTGATCCATTCCGTTTCTTTGGCCAATTCTTCGTCATTTGTTGAGTAGTTCTCGGCTGCTGAGCTGGTAGGCTGTGAGCTGTGAATCTTCTTCTCAATATTCAGAAATCTTGCTTCCAAATCCTGCACTTTTTTTAACAGTTCTAAGTTGCTCTTCTCcaattccttcctcttctcatcgGTCCCTTTCCAGGCGATGAAAAGTACCTGCTCGGTTGAAGCTTCgagtttatttaatttgatatatttatccGGTGAACACTGGATTTCTGATGTATTTAGCATGGTGTTGGTGTCCATACTGTCGTTAGTGGCTCCCTGTTCTCTTTGCTCTTCTGTAGGAATACTAGGTGGCTTCACTAAATTAgacatattttgaaaacataccTTTCAAACAGCCCTCGTATCAACACTCACGCACACGGAAACGCGAACGCGAGCTTTAGAACGGCCGCGAAAAGCAGGTCGCTTTGCTTGCATGAATTCCGCGGTCGACGACCGATATTCgatgcaatatttttgttccTCTTTTGATGGCGAACAAACTGCTGACTCACTACTTCTACACTACACTATTACTAACTACTCCACTATACGTCCGTTCTCTACGAATTCTAACGCAATactgattataattatattatatacacataatatgtgtatatataataaattgttttcaagGTACTTTTTCCTGTatattatacagaagtctgatcgtagtttcaaatatgagcaaaaaaagttgtatgagtgtaccacaccatatttttttattattcaagatcTCTTAGATTGATGCTCTCGTTGCAGCACACATATCTCTGGCTTTGCTGGTATTTTTTGTGGTATAGGTGGCCTATATGGTTATGTTGAGAAGACTATATGTATTTTAGGTTTATGGTTAAATTAAGTATTTTAATAGTGCTTTTGTTTTGAAAGTTGTACGGTATTACCGTACATTTTTGCCATACggtatggcaaataaataatttaatttgatgttgAACAACATTCTTTTGTGAATGTTGCTACTCTTCTCACAAGATAACGACTTAAAATCTGATCAAAACACGTTGCTGTTGCAAGAGGCAATTGTAAAGCGGACTCGCCATCGTCTACTAAGTAAAGTTGCtcttatttttacaatatattattgaacaaCTACTCATATTTTCATcgtaaggctggccactaacggtagaacatgcatgatacacatgacgtcatacattgttgtgtcatcttatttatttatcaatttatttacaatatctcTTAAAATCTGAGCCTTACGCACTTATCCTTGGCACTATTTCTGTGGCACAAATTTTttgtggttaggtttttttatcttatttatttattaatttatttacaatatctcTTTAAATCTAAAGCCTGACCCACTTGGCCATCCCGGGCTTGGGATTGtcatgttgaataaaaaattacaagttttgtgttggtgaccttgttgtttttcaaattttgtgtaCCGTAGTATGGTTTCGTGTTGGTGACCTTGTTGTTTTAAAGAATTTCACAAATCTCATTCATATGGGTTGCTAACCTTGGTGCGCTTGAGCTCTGGTTCCACTTCAAAGTGGATACCTCTTTGAATCttcgatttttttttagtttattttttcttcactgctctatttgaggttcaattatcataatttgtgattttccagtggtttatttatagttattggttgtttattttgtgttaaaagCCTCTCGCCGATGGTAAACATGCATGATGCGTGTGTGCATGATAATGCCCGCCGCAAAGTGTACCCACGCTTATCCACATTCAAGCTCAAGCTAACCCACACGCTGGGCTGGGTCTGTCAACGCAAAGTGAACCCACGGTAGCGTGGAACATGGCTACATCGACAAAAGCGAATATAGCCGAAAAAACTCGACAAAAGCCGAGTATAGCCGAAAAACCCCGACAAAAGCCGGGAGGAGGATAGTTTGTTGACGACGCATGTGCTAGTTGTTGGCATGCACAGTACAACGAACAAGTGACCCACGTTCCAACCTTTTCGAAACCTTTGTGAACAAATCACAAACCGATCCACGCGTTTATATTAATTTAGTGGAATGTTCTCGACTGGGGTGCAGTTTGCGGCGCGCCATTGCCAGCAATGCTTTTACAAAACTTTccacggcgtgggttggagTGGCGTGGATTAGCGTTGGTCTACTTTGCGGTGGGTCCAAGCATGCATGTAGTACATGAATACTCCTTTCTactgttagtggccagccttatccttacaaaatatgattgaacaatttctgaGATGTCATCATAAGGTTGCCAAATTCATGTCGTGGATCAATGAGCCATCTGGTGACTTATTGAATGTGGGTTGGTTGCAGACAAAACCCAGCACAGGCGCACCGCCTGGTTCCGTTCCTGCACCGCGAGCTGTGTGCACTGCTGGGTGCTGGCCGCAGCTGCGAATCGGCCATGAACGCGATCATGGAGATGGTGGTGCTGTGGCCCATTCGCAGTGCGGAGTTCCGCAATGGCGTCGAGACTTTCCTTGGCAGCCGCACCGACCACTTTGTGCACGAGTTCCACTCGTTCGCCATATCGCCCTACGACATGATCGGCTACGACCGACACGCCACCTATGGACCAGCCCCCGTCGGCATCCAGTACGACGACATCGACCTGCTCGACACCACTTCCTCCTCGTCCTCGTCCGACAGTGATGTTCAGGTACAATAAACCATCAAATCATTCCTATTATTACATTTAATATAATACTATCAAATAAATTATCCAccatcattataatataattatattttatatttacttgaATGAGAAAAAATTCGGTTCATTACATTTACTGCGTGCAGCACAAAGCGCCGTCCGCTTActttttatattcatatttatttacttgTGATGAACAGTATTTAATACGaactacataataattatacaattgtcataaaacaattacaaaatagaaaatagactACTACACAATAATAATACGTAAAATGGCCAAATACAGAATGAATTAGAGGTTAGAGCATAcacataatattgattataattaataataaattgaaatagaaaaaaaattgaaagaaaaattagtCAATAAGcttgaaaatatacaaaaaagtCCCTAGCCTCTGAAAGAATAAaatcagtattattattctttcaatttaccTCCCACGGAAGGGTATTTGGATATGTCGATAATTTAGTCAAATCTATTTCGATTATTTCTAGTAGCAAAAATGcataaaatatatacataataaAACTGGACAACCTAGCTCATCACGTAATGTGTTTTAAATTGACCAATTGAGTACCGTACGCACAAATGCTTAAGAGTTGCTCTTTCATCAATTCTCCAAATTTTTGTCCCGTATATGCTCTTATGGTGGCTGGTAATATTATACAGTCGAATTCCAGCTCTCTTCACTTCTCTCTCATACAAAATGGTCCTATGTATATCATCTCGCAACTCTTCCCTACGTCTAGTTCCGTAATTATTGTGCAAATGTGCGCCAGTTCTGAATTTTATCCTTGTTTTTATCTATAAAACATACATTCTAGCTTAATAGTGggagaattttcattttttttttttgaagcaAGGTCTACAGTTTGAAAGTATTACGACAATATTACATTACCATTCTATAACTAGAATACTTTTTTGAGCGATGAAAACTGCATTCGTCCAAAATCCAAATCCAGAAGTACTGAAGTATGCTAGTActcaaaattcattgaattttaatttatgtGAATAGATTTAGTCAGAGTAAATTTCttatagaaaatgaaattcaattagaaATCTGAAACTTGCCTGGTATGTTATGGAAATGAAAGTGGTATGGTTTGGAATATATTACCTATTAAGAGAACAAACATATTAGAATTTGAGTATCAAATATTCTTAAAAGAACTAGAACCAAATAAACTGTTGAAACCGTTGGTTTCACAGACGATAACAATAATCATATTGTGCACATGATAGATAGAAGCCTTACGATGGATTGATCTCTTTATCTTGCAATTGTTTATCTTGAGTAATTTTTGTCGCTACTGTGCATGCTCTGAACCTTCagccatttaaaagcaaaaccTAGCACCCCAACCTTTCTCTAACTTCAAATATTAAATACTTAACTCTTTTTTCTATTCCTAATATATTCTATGTTCTTCGCATACGcaaaattttcatgatttagaTTACTTACCTGGCGTGGGGGTTACCGTGATCAAGAAGGCGGTTCCCCCAGGGCCAGGCCTTGTCATTGCAATGCGAATTGGTTGACCCCTGCGAATGCCCCAAATGTGGGCATCTCGTGCGCACAATAATTGACCTCAACATGGTATATTATAGTGTGTAATCTTAGTCCACAACTGATAAACAGTGATGTTGTATTGTAACCTGTTTCACTAGAAGAATATTCCGACTTATCAACAAGTTATTTCCGTtcacaatttcaagtttttgatgtgaataaattgatttgtatTTGAATTGCTATTGCAGGTTATTGATGAGGTGATGCCAGATCCGATTAGTCGTAGGCCTAGCAGTGCGAGCAATCATATGGCTGGTCCATCACAGCTCACAAATGCATCTCCCCTACAAATCGTCGACTTGTCAAGGCAATCAGAACCTGAATCAGGAATGGAAGATTGTGTTGTGATTGCTACAGTGAAGCCGCGTCACCTTAGAACACCTGAAATCATCACGATCAGCGACGATGACCTTGAAGCAGATAACAGTGAACAACAGCACGTGAACATTGACCGCGTTTCTTCCGACGAAGATGTTAAACCGACACCCCAACAAATAGCAAACATTTCCGCCGAAAGTTGCAAGCCTTCTACATCAAGAACAAAGTCACATCATCGcacgaaaaaaatgaaaaataagagaTATAAGCGCATTTATACAGTTTCAGAaagtgatgatgataatgatgataatagttCAGTTAGTAGTAGCAGTTCATCGAGCGACGAGGAATGGAATGAAACAAAGAAAAAGCGTGTAAAGAGTAAGTTAGATAAGAAGTCGAAGGGAAGTGTTAAGAGAGCTGCTTATTCGAAAAGCAATAGGAAGGTGTCATCTAGGCCGGCGACAAAAAGGAGTCGGAGAGATTCTACAACGTCCTCGTCgtcgtcatcatcatcttcatcatcatcatcttcatcatcatcaccatcaccaTCACCATCACCATCTCAATCTCCATCACCATCATCTTGTGATTGCAGAGATAGGAGAGATGATTTGGAACACAGGAGGAAGATACGACAGAAACGGAGGAAAGAGGTGACTAGTAATCAACGACTGAAGAGTGTAGTGCAAGTGCGCCGTAGCAGTGGTAGTGGCTCCTACTCATCAGACCAACACCCCCACCACCAGCCTTGGCAACGCTCCGCCTCCGtctccacctccacctccacctgcgcctccacctcctcctcttggTCCGACTTGAGTCACCAGCATAAGCATAGTAACAGCAGTAAATACAAGTTCAAAAGAAAGcactaatttcaataatttgttgtagaAACATTGCTAAATCATGGATATATCTACCTCATAACTGATCGTTTCGTTTCAAATTGTTTTAGAGCTGTAATCAACAGAACTTTCTTGGAGATTCAGTTCTACTTTATTTACAGATATCAAATCATTAgcattcaagctatcaagcatTTAGCATCAAAACAATAGCCCACATACTCTGAAGAATAGATCAAACTTTATGCTTTTATAGGTTATTTGATAAAGAgaacatttttggaaaatgaaCCATATTTTTATCCACAGTATAATACTGTGAAAATACAACATGATAATGAAATAATGCAACTTACTGTGAAAAGACTTCATATCGCaagcaataaaaaaaattcttagaaaattataatttttttacttttacTGATTGTTATGTGATGAACAAATAACTTACTGCAGTAAGGTGACGACTGTGTGAAGCACACTTAAGGCGTTATCAAAGGAAAGAGTCTGAAAAGGTACAATTAGTACTTCTATATGAATCCTCCTTAGAGATGCCAaagattatttattcaaagtgcgggaTTATAAACCTGGTTTCATGATTTATTCTAATTCACAACATCGGTGGTGTTACATCTTTTACTACAGCGTGTTGTCGATATCAGATGCGGAATACTAATATAATTAAATGTTTGCAATTTGTGATCAACACTCATGTTGATTATCGCAATAATTATGTGGAGTTGCGTTTATTCTTAGCATTTTTTAGAATCTTGTCATACTATTAAGTAAAAATGATAGTGAGACTAAATACATTGTACTCAAAACAAGTTCTAAATTTCTGATTGAAgcctaattttataatataatgatttatCTTATCAGACAAGTTGAAGTCATCCTTTCAATTATTATGGAATTCTGACTAATTTTCGGTTGACTTAAAACTATTAACTTGATAGATTTGAGACATTTCTCATGCTTCCATGATTTCAATTGAAACGTTGGCTATTCTGGAATCTATTCCTAAATTTTTTTCAGCtaattattttgagaaaaatgttttttagaTTAATTTTGAGGTGTATAATAGTTTAACTCCGTAGAGAAAACAGCTGTTCTTTTGTTATAgttcattgtttttgtattatcttctattattcatttgaaatttatgaaatatttccCTTATCTAATGTTCTGGTATCTGTTTAATGTTTAGAAGTGTAAAAATTAAACTCAAATATTTGACATTTCAATTGTCATGAAATccattttgaatttcagttacATATCAGCCGATTCAATTTTAATTCGTTTGAAGCAATAAGTTGATATTCATAAATGTATCAGCTGATATTGTAATTTACTTAGGAAACGTTTTACTTGTACTCggtagtaataattattatagaatattttaaacacCGTAGATGATTCATCACTCCAGTTTCAATAATGCTGGGAGGTTTCAACCCTATACTTCATCCAATACTAAAAGCAAATAAAAGCAAAAGTGTTGATATCTTTATGGAGAATGAATAAGGACTTCGCTATTGTTTAAACAGCAATAAAACATAAGCTTGACAGAGATTAAATGTAATGCCGAGTCCATTGTATTGCATCTACTTCAAGCTTCAAAGTAACTGATATCCAGGCTTTTAATCTATTcgaattgatttaaaatgaaatagtaatatttttgtaaaaaataatgttattaaaAGTCATTAATGTCATTAATGTTAATGTTATTAAACTTAGCAAATTAAACGATATTTTAGCAACTCAGTGATATTAATTTAGTTCAGTGAATAAAGaacctataaattatgaaacCTATATTAAAcctttaaatttataatatattgaattatgACTTGATTTGGATTATGTCACAAAAATATGTAGCTAAGTTATaaattccactcaatttttattctaatttaacTTGACTAACTTTTCCTTAATTGATAGAGAACTCTGCTACTTTAAGTCAGGTTAATTTGAGAATTATGAAAGCCGAGTAACCTTATTGgctaatttaatttttaaataaataagtgatagtTCAATAATTGCTGTCTTATAATTGAA
The sequence above is drawn from the Nilaparvata lugens isolate BPH chromosome 2, ASM1435652v1, whole genome shotgun sequence genome and encodes:
- the LOC111053780 gene encoding E3 ubiquitin-protein ligase Topors isoform X1 produces the protein MMDGNSSEETVPNCDGGNSSTENKPKLEIKSSPNERPESPDSNCAICLGRLQNRSFTDSCLHQFCFSCLVEWSKVKPECPLCKQGFKSIIHNVRSIEDYDQYDIIRPVQQQQQQQQQQQHQQQQHQQQQQYQQQIQEHLQRQQQQQQQPSVNIRNFAEILVGPNRPAFRFSRTTMVPVIGLLQRMDSLIPPVYSSGHSSRRTHLHRSSSGCVIDRRFIYNQELWVRRLPDVTGRYRKCSPRFLAQNPAQAHRLVPFLHRELCALLGAGRSCESAMNAIMEMVVLWPIRSAEFRNGVETFLGSRTDHFVHEFHSFAISPYDMIGYDRHATYGPAPVGIQYDDIDLLDTTSSSSSSDSDVQVIDEVMPDPISRRPSSASNHMAGPSQLTNASPLQIVDLSRQSEPESGMEDCVVIATVKPRHLRTPEIITISDDDLEADNSEQQHVNIDRVSSDEDVKPTPQQIANISAESCKPSTSRTKSHHRTKKMKNKRYKRIYTVSESDDDNDDNSSVSSSSSSSDEEWNETKKKRVKSKLDKKSKGSVKRAAYSKSNRKVSSRPATKRSRRDSTTSSSSSSSSSSSSSSSSSPSPSPSPSQSPSPSSCDCRDRRDDLEHRRKIRQKRRKEVTSNQRLKSVVQVRRSSGSGSYSSDQHPHHQPWQRSASVSTSTSTCASTSSSWSDLSHQHKHSNSSKYKFKRKH
- the LOC111053780 gene encoding E3 ubiquitin-protein ligase Topors isoform X2, with protein sequence MMDGNSSEETVPNCDGGNSSTENKPKLEIKSSPNERPESPDSNCAICLGRLQNRSFTDSCLHQFCFSCLVEWSKVKPECPLCKQGFKSIIHNVRSIEDYDQYDIIRPVQQQQQQQQQQQHQQQQHQQQQQYQQQIQEHLQRQQQQQQQPSVNIRNFAEILVGPNRPAFRFRTTMVPVIGLLQRMDSLIPPVYSSGHSSRRTHLHRSSSGCVIDRRFIYNQELWVRRLPDVTGRYRKCSPRFLAQNPAQAHRLVPFLHRELCALLGAGRSCESAMNAIMEMVVLWPIRSAEFRNGVETFLGSRTDHFVHEFHSFAISPYDMIGYDRHATYGPAPVGIQYDDIDLLDTTSSSSSSDSDVQVIDEVMPDPISRRPSSASNHMAGPSQLTNASPLQIVDLSRQSEPESGMEDCVVIATVKPRHLRTPEIITISDDDLEADNSEQQHVNIDRVSSDEDVKPTPQQIANISAESCKPSTSRTKSHHRTKKMKNKRYKRIYTVSESDDDNDDNSSVSSSSSSSDEEWNETKKKRVKSKLDKKSKGSVKRAAYSKSNRKVSSRPATKRSRRDSTTSSSSSSSSSSSSSSSSSPSPSPSPSQSPSPSSCDCRDRRDDLEHRRKIRQKRRKEVTSNQRLKSVVQVRRSSGSGSYSSDQHPHHQPWQRSASVSTSTSTCASTSSSWSDLSHQHKHSNSSKYKFKRKH